The DNA sequence TCATCGAGGGACTCTGAGTCCCTCGATGTGCCATTCACGGCTTGAAGGGTGTCCCAGAGCAGGCGCTGGGCGCGGTCCGGGTCGGGGACCGTGGTGCTGATGTCGTCGAAGAGGCGTGTGACACGGTCGAGTGGCGTGTAGCGCGGCCAGCCCGGGTCGCCGGTGGCGATGAACCGGACCCAGGCGTCCGACATCTCCGTCGCCAGCGCCTGGAAGCGCTCGGTCGGGCGTTTGCGGCCGGCGAAGAGGAACCGCCAGTTCTTGTTGCCGATGTCGTCGAACGTCAGCGGCAGGTCGAGCCCGTGCGGTGCGCCGAGACCACGGCCGCGGGGCGCGATCCGCCAGTCGAGGCGGTACATCCAGGCGTCGCGTTGCTTCTCGGCGAACCGGATCGCCGGGATCCACCAGTCCCCCGCCGTCAGCGCCCGGTTGCGGACCTGGTCTTCGGGCCAGTCGAGCAGCTCGGCGTACGCCGCGACGGCCTTCTCGATCTCGGCGGGCCCCAGCATCGTCGAGCCCACGCCCAGGAGCTTCGCGCCGCCCGACTGCAGCCAGCTGAACAGGTCTTCCTCGTCGGCCGTCGTCCCGATGAGCAGCGGGACGTGGCGGACGCCGTCGAGCGGGCGTTCGGGCAGCAGGTCGCCGTCGACGACCACGCGGTAGGTGACCTTGGTGCCCGAGGCGGCCGAAACCCGTTGCTGCGCTTCGAGAATCCGCGTCACCGGCAGTGTCGCCAGTTCGGCGGGCGAGACGTCGAGCTCGGCCAGCACCTGCGACGCGATCGCCGCGCCCTCGGCCGGGGTGTGCACCACCGCGCCGACGCCGGTGCCGCTCTGCACGATCGCCTGGCCGACCAGCCCGCGCGTGGCGGGCACGGCCAGCAGCGTGCCGACC is a window from the Amycolatopsis sp. NBC_00355 genome containing:
- a CDS encoding carboxylesterase/lipase family protein encodes the protein MAEIAGGAVRGSARDGVRTFLGVPYAEPPVGELRFRAPRPTPAWSGVRDATGWAPRAPQPELTGRGFTGDEDCLYLNVYAPDAPGPYPVLVWIHGGGGVMGAPHQFDGSALARRGVVVVTVAYRLGVLGMLHLPGVADSNLSLRDQVAALKWVRGNVSAFGGDPARVTLAGQSNGGRTVGTLLAVPATRGLVGQAIVQSGTGVGAVVHTPAEGAAIASQVLAELDVSPAELATLPVTRILEAQQRVSAASGTKVTYRVVVDGDLLPERPLDGVRHVPLLIGTTADEEDLFSWLQSGGAKLLGVGSTMLGPAEIEKAVAAYAELLDWPEDQVRNRALTAGDWWIPAIRFAEKQRDAWMYRLDWRIAPRGRGLGAPHGLDLPLTFDDIGNKNWRFLFAGRKRPTERFQALATEMSDAWVRFIATGDPGWPRYTPLDRVTRLFDDISTTVPDPDRAQRLLWDTLQAVNGTSRDSESLDEPFTDLD